The proteins below are encoded in one region of Paenacidovorax monticola:
- a CDS encoding acetate/propionate family kinase: protein MAVLSVNAGSSSLKFALYPLQAGVVQPVALSGSIQGLEPGGEPSLEWRQGSSSLRQALPPGPGTPFERALAQLRTLLASADHLPAIQAVAHRVVHGGRDFLESVVVAGDTLARLERLNSLAPLHQAHNVAGIRCFQAAFPALPQVACFDTAFHASMPEVDYAFALPQALADQGVRRYGFHGLSYQYIMGALQQRTARAQGRVLMAHLGNGASLCAALGGKSRASTMGFSALDGLMMGTRSGSLDAGVLLYLLEQGWDHDRIQKLLYQQSGLLGVSGVSADMRRLRADGSEGARRAIAMFTHRVVRESGAMVACLDGLDALAFSGGIGEHDAVLRAQVCERLAWLGLRLDEERNARASGDAMCPSTPRAVPSRSGWCPPTRAVWLRARRRGCWPWAYHAPARRPVRCDAARRLRIKR from the coding sequence ATGGCAGTTCTTTCCGTCAACGCGGGCTCGTCATCGCTCAAGTTCGCGCTGTACCCGCTGCAGGCCGGCGTGGTGCAGCCCGTGGCGCTGTCGGGCAGCATCCAGGGGCTGGAACCCGGGGGCGAGCCCAGCCTCGAATGGCGCCAGGGCAGCAGCAGCCTGCGCCAGGCCTTGCCACCGGGGCCCGGTACGCCGTTCGAGCGGGCGCTCGCGCAACTGCGCACGCTGCTGGCCAGCGCCGACCACCTGCCCGCCATCCAGGCCGTGGCCCACCGCGTGGTGCACGGCGGGCGCGACTTCCTCGAGAGCGTGGTGGTGGCGGGCGACACGCTCGCGCGGCTCGAACGCCTGAACTCGCTCGCGCCGCTGCACCAGGCGCACAACGTCGCGGGCATCCGCTGCTTCCAGGCTGCGTTCCCTGCGCTGCCGCAGGTGGCCTGCTTCGACACGGCCTTCCATGCCAGCATGCCCGAGGTGGACTACGCCTTCGCGCTGCCCCAGGCGCTGGCCGACCAGGGCGTGCGCCGCTATGGCTTCCATGGCCTGTCGTACCAGTACATCATGGGCGCGCTGCAGCAGCGCACGGCGCGCGCCCAGGGCCGTGTGCTCATGGCCCACCTGGGCAATGGCGCCAGCCTGTGCGCGGCGCTGGGCGGCAAGAGCCGCGCCAGCACCATGGGCTTCTCGGCGCTCGACGGGCTCATGATGGGCACGCGCAGCGGATCGCTCGACGCGGGCGTCCTGCTGTACCTGCTGGAGCAGGGCTGGGACCACGACCGCATCCAGAAGCTGCTCTACCAGCAGAGTGGCCTGCTGGGCGTATCGGGCGTGTCGGCCGACATGCGCCGCCTGCGCGCCGACGGCAGCGAGGGCGCGCGGCGCGCCATCGCCATGTTCACCCACCGCGTGGTGCGCGAATCAGGGGCCATGGTGGCCTGCCTGGACGGGCTGGACGCCCTGGCCTTCAGCGGCGGCATTGGCGAACACGATGCCGTCTTGCGCGCCCAGGTGTGCGAGCGCCTGGCCTGGCTGGGCCTGCGCCTGGACGAGGAGCGCAACGCGCGCGCCAGCGGCGACGCCATGTGCCCATCCACGCCGAGGGCAGTGCCGTCGAGGTCTGGGTGGTGCCCACCGACGAGGGCTGTGTGGCTGCGCGCGAGGCGGCGCGGCTGCTGGCCCTGGGCGTATCACGCTCCGGCGCGCAGGCCTGTGAGGTGTGATGCGGCCCGGCGCTTGAGGATCAAGCGCTGA
- a CDS encoding GGDEF domain-containing protein encodes MPVLDLASLGLLTLCNFIAMALVLPLAMGRHISPAARHVQRFFLLQAVTWTGMLLLSRLRGSPWEPALAIGTTVTIALGQITLSRALAQWLGPRPGQRWLLLCCLAGPLGFALLWPYPLQRFLWFSVVQGLGLMVLARMCLTPGKECAANWRWVLCGCALAVALALWARAALAWLGPTPLNYTSAAPANHAFIILCNLCCTLMLVAVLVAWRDETNQQLRELALTDPLTGLPNRRGFEERARSMLSHARRNALPLTVLMMDLDHFKQVNDVHGHEAGDQTLRLFSQLLQQHGRGSDLAARLGGEEFCLLLHGDAAAGQSLDQRLRTALRAATPSRLGRALDYSAGLAELHTGDADVSSLLARADAALYAAKAGGRGQLRGAAPITTQSLAFSA; translated from the coding sequence ATGCCCGTCCTGGACCTCGCCTCGCTCGGCCTGCTCACGCTGTGCAACTTCATCGCCATGGCGCTGGTCCTGCCGCTGGCCATGGGGCGCCACATCAGCCCCGCGGCGCGCCATGTGCAGCGCTTTTTCCTGCTGCAGGCCGTCACCTGGACCGGCATGCTCCTGCTCAGCCGGCTCCGTGGCAGCCCCTGGGAGCCCGCGCTCGCCATCGGAACCACGGTGACGATCGCCCTGGGGCAGATCACCCTGTCCCGCGCCCTGGCCCAATGGCTCGGCCCCCGCCCTGGGCAGCGCTGGCTGCTGCTGTGCTGCCTGGCCGGCCCCCTGGGCTTCGCCCTGCTCTGGCCGTACCCGCTGCAGCGCTTCCTCTGGTTCAGTGTGGTTCAGGGGCTGGGCCTGATGGTTCTGGCGCGCATGTGCCTGACCCCAGGCAAGGAATGCGCCGCCAACTGGCGCTGGGTACTGTGCGGCTGCGCGCTGGCCGTGGCGCTGGCGCTCTGGGCCCGCGCGGCCCTGGCCTGGCTGGGCCCCACGCCCTTGAACTACACCAGCGCCGCCCCCGCCAACCACGCGTTCATCATCCTCTGCAACCTGTGCTGCACGCTGATGCTGGTGGCGGTGCTCGTGGCCTGGCGCGATGAGACCAACCAGCAATTGCGTGAACTCGCCCTGACGGACCCGCTCACGGGACTGCCCAACCGGCGCGGCTTCGAGGAGCGCGCCCGGTCCATGCTGTCGCATGCGCGGCGCAACGCCTTGCCGCTCACCGTGCTCATGATGGACCTGGACCATTTCAAACAGGTCAATGACGTTCACGGCCACGAGGCGGGCGACCAGACCCTGCGGTTGTTCAGCCAACTGCTGCAACAGCACGGTCGCGGCAGCGATCTGGCCGCCCGCCTGGGGGGCGAGGAATTCTGCCTGCTGCTGCACGGCGATGCGGCCGCGGGCCAGTCGCTGGACCAGCGCCTGCGCACCGCGCTGCGCGCCGCCACGCCCTCCCGGCTGGGCCGCGCGCTCGACTACAGCGCCGGCCTGGCCGAGCTGCACACGGGCGACGCCGATGTCTCCAGCCTCCTGGCCCGGGCCGATGCCGCCCTGTACGCCGCCAAGGCCGGTGGCCGTGGCCAGTTGCGGGGCGCAGCCCCCATCACGACCCAATCGCTGGCATTCAGCGCTTGA
- a CDS encoding AMP nucleosidase yields MDNSPMAHTPDFIAPTRHTDPDAALAQVSLIYQQQIGHLREAMQRFVAGETPRGPVRAFYPFVRVHTSTVARAATSLAYGFVEGPGRYETTLTRPDLFADYYAEQFRLLRRNHGVELEVGTSTHPIPIHFSFAEHDHIEGTLSPERRMLMRDVFDLPDLAAMDDGIANGTWRPQLGEPQPLSLFTAPRVDYSLHRLRHYTGTQPEWFQNFVLFTNYQFYIDEFVRLGHAEMAKPDSEYVAFVEPGNVVTRRTGLGAEPGDELGAPPPRLPQMPAYHLMRADRSGITMVNIGVGPANAKTITDHIAVLRPHAWMMLGHCAGLRNSQQLGDYVLAHAYVREDHVLDEELPLWVPIPALAEIQVALEQAVADVSQVPPADLKRIMRTGTVASTDNRNWELLPDNTPQRRFSQSRAVALDMESATIAANGFRFRVPYGTLLCVSDKPLHGEIKLPGMANHFYRERVDQHLRIGMRAIDILREGGVHRLHSRKLRSFAEVAFQ; encoded by the coding sequence ATGGACAATAGCCCCATGGCCCACACTCCCGACTTCATCGCCCCCACCCGCCACACCGACCCGGACGCCGCGCTGGCCCAGGTGAGCCTGATCTACCAGCAGCAGATCGGACACCTGCGCGAGGCCATGCAGCGCTTCGTCGCGGGCGAGACGCCCCGCGGCCCGGTGCGCGCCTTCTACCCCTTCGTGCGCGTGCACACCAGCACCGTGGCGCGCGCCGCCACCTCGCTGGCCTACGGCTTCGTCGAGGGCCCCGGGCGCTACGAGACCACCCTCACGCGGCCCGACCTATTCGCCGACTACTACGCCGAGCAGTTCCGCCTGCTGCGCCGGAACCATGGCGTGGAGCTGGAGGTGGGCACCAGCACCCATCCCATCCCCATCCATTTCTCGTTCGCCGAGCACGACCACATCGAGGGCACGCTGAGCCCCGAGCGCCGCATGCTCATGCGCGACGTGTTCGACCTGCCCGACCTGGCGGCCATGGACGATGGCATCGCCAACGGCACCTGGCGCCCGCAGCTCGGCGAGCCCCAGCCGCTGTCGCTGTTCACGGCGCCGCGCGTGGACTACTCGCTGCACCGCCTGCGCCACTACACGGGCACGCAGCCCGAGTGGTTCCAGAACTTCGTGCTGTTCACCAACTACCAGTTCTACATCGACGAGTTCGTGCGCCTGGGCCATGCCGAGATGGCCAAGCCGGACAGCGAGTACGTGGCCTTCGTCGAGCCCGGCAACGTGGTCACGCGCCGCACGGGCCTGGGCGCAGAGCCCGGCGACGAACTGGGCGCGCCGCCGCCGCGCCTGCCCCAGATGCCGGCCTACCACCTGATGCGCGCCGACCGCAGCGGCATCACCATGGTCAACATCGGCGTAGGCCCGGCCAACGCCAAGACCATCACCGACCACATCGCCGTGCTGCGCCCCCACGCCTGGATGATGCTGGGCCACTGCGCGGGCCTGCGCAACAGCCAGCAGCTGGGCGACTACGTGCTGGCCCACGCCTACGTGCGCGAGGACCATGTGCTCGACGAGGAACTGCCGCTGTGGGTGCCCATCCCCGCGCTGGCCGAGATCCAGGTGGCCCTGGAGCAGGCCGTGGCCGACGTGAGCCAGGTGCCGCCCGCCGACCTCAAGCGCATCATGCGTACCGGCACCGTGGCCAGCACCGACAACCGCAACTGGGAGCTGCTGCCCGACAACACGCCCCAGCGCCGCTTCAGCCAGAGCCGCGCCGTGGCGCTGGACATGGAGAGCGCCACCATCGCGGCCAACGGCTTCCGCTTCCGCGTGCCCTACGGCACGCTGCTGTGCGTCTCCGACAAGCCGCTGCATGGAGAGATCAAGCTGCCCGGCATGGCCAACCACTTCTACCGCGAGCGCGTGGACCAGCACCTGCGCATCGGCATGCGCGCCATCGACATCCTGCGCGAAGGCGGGGTGCACCGCCTGCACAGCCGCAAGCTGCGCAGCTTTGCCGAAGTGGCGTTCCAGTAA
- a CDS encoding MgtC/SapB family protein has product METTWSFASTLAVLAGALGSGLLMGIERERRKGAGPHRALAGVRSFTLASLAGATAALLDAGWLVAVGAAFVAALGVVAYARDRSDDPGVTTEIALWLAYAIGVVCAHSLPMAAALAVVVTGLLASRDALHRFARDWLRPAEVHGALVLAAIALLAVPLAPNRPLWGEVLNPQVMVRLVCVLLVIQSLAHLGRRLLDARHAMALSALASGFVSSTATIASLGVAVREGREAARPQGGAAVLSCVATMAQLIVVAATVQPAWLARLWAPALAGTLVAALWGWALLRALPGGAMEAGPAQAAPSDPAMFKLRDALLIAALLTAMQVLVQGLTQWWGDAGLIAGALLAALADVHAAAAAVLVQGRPHDAAGPGLQWALAAAVSVHAASKTAVALASGGWRYGLVAGSGVLAHTAAFVAVLALA; this is encoded by the coding sequence ATGGAAACGACTTGGAGCTTTGCTTCCACCCTGGCCGTGCTGGCGGGCGCGCTGGGCAGCGGGCTGCTGATGGGCATAGAACGCGAACGGCGCAAGGGCGCCGGGCCGCACCGCGCGCTCGCGGGCGTGCGCTCGTTCACGCTGGCCTCCCTGGCAGGCGCCACGGCGGCGCTGCTGGACGCCGGCTGGCTCGTGGCCGTGGGGGCGGCATTCGTGGCCGCGCTCGGCGTGGTGGCCTATGCGCGCGACCGCTCGGACGACCCGGGCGTGACCACCGAGATCGCCCTGTGGCTGGCCTACGCCATCGGCGTGGTGTGCGCGCACAGCCTGCCCATGGCGGCGGCGCTGGCCGTGGTGGTCACCGGCCTGCTGGCCTCACGCGACGCGCTGCACCGCTTCGCGCGCGACTGGCTGCGCCCGGCCGAGGTGCACGGCGCCCTGGTGCTGGCGGCCATCGCGCTGCTGGCGGTGCCGCTGGCGCCCAACCGGCCGCTGTGGGGCGAGGTGCTCAACCCCCAGGTCATGGTGCGGCTGGTGTGCGTGCTGCTGGTGATCCAGTCGCTGGCCCACCTGGGGCGGCGGCTGCTGGATGCGCGCCACGCCATGGCGCTGTCCGCGCTGGCCTCGGGCTTCGTGTCGAGCACGGCCACCATCGCCAGCCTGGGCGTGGCGGTGCGCGAGGGGCGCGAGGCGGCCCGCCCCCAGGGCGGCGCGGCCGTGCTGTCCTGCGTGGCCACCATGGCCCAGTTGATCGTGGTGGCCGCCACCGTGCAGCCGGCCTGGCTGGCGCGCCTGTGGGCGCCCGCGCTTGCCGGAACCCTGGTGGCGGCGCTGTGGGGCTGGGCCTTGCTGCGTGCGCTGCCTGGCGGTGCCATGGAGGCCGGGCCGGCGCAGGCGGCGCCCTCCGATCCGGCCATGTTCAAGCTGCGCGACGCGCTGCTCATTGCGGCCCTGCTCACCGCCATGCAGGTGCTGGTGCAGGGCCTCACGCAGTGGTGGGGCGATGCGGGGCTGATCGCGGGCGCGCTGCTGGCGGCCCTGGCCGATGTGCATGCCGCGGCGGCGGCCGTCCTGGTGCAGGGGCGCCCGCACGACGCGGCGGGCCCGGGGCTGCAATGGGCCCTGGCGGCCGCGGTGTCGGTGCATGCCGCGAGCAAGACCGCCGTGGCCCTGGCCAGCGGGGGCTGGCGCTACGGCCTGGTGGCGGGGAGCGGGGTGCTGGCGCACACGGCGGCTTTCGTGGCGGTGCTGGCCCTGGCGTGA
- the dbpA gene encoding ATP-dependent RNA helicase DbpA — protein MQSPSENAGFDRLPLAPAMLANLQQLGYTAMTPIQAASLPLALAGQDLIAQASTGSGKTAAFGLPMVDRLNPRWFAVQGLVLCPTRELADQVTTEIRRLARAQDNIKVVAVYGGVPSRGQIASLENGAHIVVGTPGRVMDLLDRGALDISNLKTLVLDEADRMLDMGFLADIETVVRQCPAERQTLLFSATYPEGIAGLAQRFMRDPQMVKVAAQHSAGKIEQRWYEVAAREKLDVVTRLLAHFRPESTIAFCNTKQQCRDVVAALQAQGFSALALFGELEQRERDEVLVQFANKSCSVLVATDVAARGLDIADLSAVINVDVTPDPEVHIHRIGRTGRGDAEGLALNLVSMDEMGSVGKIEQLQGRASKFFAVAELTPAAGGELLPPMCTIQIIGGRKEKIRAGDVMGAMCADFGYTREQIGKISVNDFSTYVAVDRKIAAQACAKLNAGRVKGKTVKARLL, from the coding sequence ATGCAATCACCTTCTGAAAACGCCGGCTTCGACCGCCTTCCGCTGGCGCCGGCCATGCTGGCCAACCTGCAGCAACTGGGCTACACGGCCATGACGCCCATCCAGGCGGCCAGCCTGCCGCTGGCCCTGGCGGGCCAGGATCTCATCGCCCAGGCCAGCACGGGCAGTGGCAAGACGGCGGCCTTCGGCCTGCCCATGGTCGACCGTCTCAATCCGCGCTGGTTTGCCGTGCAGGGCCTGGTGCTGTGCCCCACGCGCGAACTGGCGGACCAGGTGACCACCGAAATCCGCCGCCTGGCTCGCGCTCAGGACAACATCAAGGTCGTTGCCGTCTATGGCGGCGTGCCGTCGCGCGGCCAGATCGCCAGCCTGGAAAACGGCGCTCACATCGTGGTCGGCACGCCGGGCCGCGTGATGGATCTGCTGGACCGTGGCGCGCTCGACATCTCCAACCTCAAGACCCTGGTGCTGGACGAAGCCGATCGCATGCTGGACATGGGTTTTCTGGCCGATATCGAAACCGTGGTGCGCCAGTGCCCGGCCGAGCGCCAGACCCTGCTGTTTTCCGCCACCTACCCCGAGGGCATTGCCGGCCTGGCCCAGCGCTTCATGCGCGACCCGCAGATGGTCAAGGTCGCGGCCCAGCACAGCGCGGGCAAGATCGAGCAGCGCTGGTACGAGGTGGCCGCGCGCGAGAAGCTCGACGTGGTGACGCGCTTGCTGGCCCATTTCCGCCCGGAGTCGACCATTGCCTTCTGCAATACCAAGCAGCAGTGCCGCGACGTGGTGGCTGCGCTGCAGGCCCAGGGCTTCAGCGCGCTGGCGCTGTTTGGCGAGCTGGAGCAGCGCGAGCGCGACGAGGTGCTGGTGCAGTTCGCCAACAAGAGCTGCAGCGTGCTCGTGGCGACCGATGTGGCGGCGCGCGGCCTGGATATTGCCGACCTGTCGGCCGTGATCAATGTGGACGTGACGCCCGATCCCGAGGTGCATATCCACCGCATTGGCCGCACGGGCCGCGGCGACGCCGAGGGCCTGGCCCTCAATCTAGTCAGCATGGATGAAATGGGCAGCGTGGGCAAGATCGAGCAGTTGCAGGGCCGTGCCTCGAAATTCTTCGCCGTGGCGGAGCTCACGCCGGCAGCGGGCGGCGAACTGCTGCCGCCCATGTGCACCATCCAGATCATCGGCGGGCGCAAGGAAAAGATCCGCGCCGGCGACGTGATGGGGGCCATGTGTGCCGACTTCGGCTACACGCGCGAGCAGATCGGGAAGATCAGCGTCAACGACTTTTCCACCTATGTGGCCGTGGACCGCAAGATCGCGGCCCAGGCCTGCGCCAAGCTCAATGCCGGGCGGGTGAAGGGCAAGACCGTCAAGGCGCGGCTGCTCTGA
- a CDS encoding outer membrane protein, translating into MKIQHIVPALVLMATGSAFAADNYYGALRIGSAKNKAHGMDSSARPGLGQFVRGDDTNDTTSGSLAVGYRFAPEWRVEAEYTLPRHNEFTSGSTNFPTSFNHHKIRSQRLMVNAYRDVPLNAQFSVYATAGLGLARLQSSGWQGNPNRQYVDGSDNNLAYAVGFGVTYSPAQKVSIDLGYRYTDMGKARSGANNFTNVRGLRDEQMRAKLTSSEISVGVRYSF; encoded by the coding sequence ATGAAAATTCAACACATCGTCCCCGCGCTGGTCCTGATGGCCACCGGCAGCGCCTTTGCCGCAGACAACTACTACGGCGCCCTCCGGATCGGTTCCGCGAAGAACAAGGCCCACGGCATGGACTCCAGCGCCCGCCCGGGCCTGGGCCAGTTCGTGCGCGGCGACGATACGAACGACACCACCAGCGGCTCCCTGGCCGTGGGCTACCGGTTCGCGCCGGAGTGGCGCGTGGAGGCGGAGTACACCCTGCCCAGGCACAACGAGTTCACCAGCGGCTCCACCAACTTCCCCACGAGCTTCAACCACCACAAGATCCGCTCCCAGCGCCTGATGGTCAATGCCTACCGGGACGTCCCGCTGAACGCGCAGTTCTCCGTCTACGCAACGGCGGGCCTGGGGCTGGCCCGCCTCCAGTCCAGCGGCTGGCAGGGCAATCCGAATCGCCAGTATGTCGATGGCTCCGACAACAATCTGGCGTATGCCGTGGGCTTTGGCGTCACATACTCGCCCGCCCAGAAGGTCAGCATCGACCTGGGCTACCGCTACACCGACATGGGCAAGGCCAGGAGCGGCGCCAACAACTTCACCAACGTCCGCGGCCTGCGGGACGAGCAGATGCGCGCCAAGCTGACGTCCAGCGAAATCTCGGTGGGCGTGCGGTACAGCTTCTGA
- a CDS encoding ankyrin repeat domain-containing protein translates to MARRTTLRPAHPLRALAGAVAVAALLTAGPPASAQVPPTASEAQAYRGLHAAAFQGDTAAAKRLLAAAGDTAPALLQARDARGRTPLHVAAFARQRDVIRVLAQAGASLDPLDNDRYDAVTIAAVADDEDTLRLLLSLGASARQVTSRYDGTALIAAAHLGHEGVVRQLIAAGAPLDHVNNLHWTALIESIVLGDGGPRHQATLQALLQAGASQALTDRQGNTPLQLARQRGYTAMVQMLEQAAARR, encoded by the coding sequence ATGGCACGCCGCACCACCCTGCGCCCGGCGCATCCGCTGCGCGCCCTGGCGGGCGCCGTGGCTGTCGCCGCCCTGCTGACCGCGGGGCCGCCCGCATCCGCCCAGGTGCCGCCCACCGCATCGGAAGCCCAGGCCTACCGGGGGCTGCACGCCGCCGCGTTCCAGGGCGACACCGCGGCGGCGAAGCGCCTGCTGGCCGCTGCGGGCGACACAGCCCCCGCCTTGCTTCAGGCACGGGACGCCCGGGGCCGCACCCCGCTGCATGTGGCGGCCTTCGCCCGCCAGCGCGACGTGATCCGCGTGCTGGCGCAGGCCGGGGCCTCCCTGGACCCGCTGGACAACGACCGCTACGACGCCGTGACCATCGCCGCCGTGGCCGACGACGAGGACACCCTGCGCCTGCTGCTGTCCCTGGGGGCCAGCGCCCGGCAGGTCACGAGCCGCTACGACGGCACGGCCCTGATCGCGGCCGCCCACCTGGGACACGAGGGCGTGGTGCGCCAGCTGATCGCCGCCGGTGCGCCGCTGGACCATGTGAACAACCTGCACTGGACGGCGCTCATCGAGTCCATCGTGCTCGGCGACGGCGGCCCGCGCCACCAGGCCACGCTGCAGGCGCTGCTGCAGGCCGGTGCCAGCCAGGCGCTGACCGACCGGCAGGGCAACACGCCTCTGCAGCTGGCCCGCCAGCGCGGCTACACGGCCATGGTGCAGATGCTGGAGCAGGCCGCGGCACGCCGCTGA
- a CDS encoding GlcG/HbpS family heme-binding protein, protein MQRIALPAAALALAFAATTASAEGVRTEKNISLELATQIAAQTVATCAANGYAVTATVVDRAGTVRAVQRADNAGPHTLEASRLKAYTSASAKNTTLAIMEGSQKNPAAANLGQIPGYLLLGGGVPVKVGNEVIGAVGVGGAPGGHLDEQCAVAGIAKVQDLLK, encoded by the coding sequence ATGCAACGCATCGCCCTGCCCGCCGCCGCCCTGGCCCTCGCATTCGCCGCCACCACCGCCAGCGCCGAAGGCGTGCGCACCGAGAAGAACATCTCGCTGGAGCTGGCCACCCAGATCGCCGCCCAGACCGTGGCCACCTGCGCCGCCAACGGCTACGCCGTGACGGCCACCGTGGTCGATCGCGCCGGCACCGTGCGCGCCGTGCAGCGCGCCGACAACGCCGGCCCGCACACGCTGGAGGCCAGCCGCCTGAAGGCCTACACCTCGGCCTCGGCCAAGAACACCACGCTGGCCATCATGGAAGGCTCGCAAAAGAACCCCGCCGCCGCCAACCTCGGCCAGATTCCCGGCTACCTGCTGCTCGGCGGCGGCGTGCCCGTGAAGGTGGGCAACGAAGTGATCGGCGCCGTCGGCGTGGGCGGCGCCCCGGGCGGCCACCTGGACGAGCAATGCGCCGTGGCGGGCATCGCCAAGGTGCAGGACCTGCTGAAGTAA
- a CDS encoding response regulator transcription factor: MTHATDAAAPLSPLVHLVDDDAAVRDSLALLIGTVGLRVQAWADPQAFLQGFDRGGIGAIVLDVRMPGTSGLAVLDTLVAQGVDQPILMLTGHGTVDMCRRAFKSGAAEFLEKPVHDEVLIEALQTAVRQHVRSRERHQADRQARERYAQLSGREREVLGLIVEGLTNKEIGRALALSPRTVETHRANLFAKLEADSLAQLIRRYAALVDADTA, encoded by the coding sequence ATGACCCACGCCACCGACGCTGCGGCCCCGCTCTCCCCCCTGGTCCACCTGGTGGACGACGACGCCGCCGTGCGCGACAGCCTCGCGCTGCTGATCGGCACCGTGGGCCTGCGCGTCCAGGCCTGGGCCGATCCGCAGGCGTTCCTGCAGGGCTTCGACCGCGGCGGCATCGGCGCCATCGTGCTCGACGTGCGCATGCCGGGCACGAGCGGGCTCGCGGTGCTCGACACCCTCGTGGCGCAGGGCGTGGACCAGCCCATCCTCATGCTCACGGGCCACGGCACCGTGGACATGTGCCGCCGCGCGTTCAAGTCCGGTGCGGCCGAGTTCCTCGAAAAGCCCGTACACGACGAGGTGCTCATCGAGGCCCTGCAGACGGCCGTGCGCCAGCATGTGCGCTCGCGCGAGCGCCACCAGGCCGACCGGCAGGCGCGTGAGCGCTACGCGCAGCTGTCGGGGCGCGAGCGCGAGGTGCTGGGCCTGATCGTGGAAGGGCTCACCAACAAGGAGATCGGCCGCGCGCTCGCGTTGTCCCCGCGCACGGTGGAAACGCACCGCGCCAACCTGTTCGCCAAGCTCGAGGCCGACTCGCTGGCCCAGCTCATCCGGCGCTACGCGGCCCTGGTGGACGCCGACACTGCGTAG
- a CDS encoding sensor histidine kinase, producing the protein MSVTAWRRPLTWLLAWALVAGAGAGWLAHARLQALRDAFETDARIAHRLLSQRVVQHDAVLATLALLQPQDESGAPADRTAAPLPRLPAVYPQIIEVLRRPPGGAWPGPLHAALDEAEARSRRSGHAELAQADLPAGRYRLVLAGQPASHALLLDLRATVPWDEWPMAPADSPVRAALEHGGERFVIQAGRRAQHGWHYSFHKLLAAQSQPFDVVLERDVGWGELPWGRALAWAAASAAALAALRALLRQRVARRRAEELLRLGQVARLNTLGELAAGMAHELNQPLTALLASTQAAQRLLGEEPPDLATARHAMGQAVDQARRASSVVGRLRRVVERPDLSGQAQPLALPAAVHDALHLLEPELRRRGIAVQVHAPADLPAVRAEPVALQQIIHNLVMNALQALESVDAAERHLALRLCAQGTQVLLSVRDRGPGIGAEARARIFTPFYTTRAGGLGLGLSLCESLAQAMGGSLVLAPPPSDGPGTEFQLLLPVADGPPAPDPLA; encoded by the coding sequence ATGTCCGTCACCGCATGGCGCCGTCCCCTGACCTGGCTGCTGGCCTGGGCCCTCGTGGCCGGGGCTGGCGCCGGCTGGCTGGCCCATGCGCGGTTGCAGGCGCTGCGCGATGCGTTCGAGACCGACGCGCGCATCGCCCACCGCCTGCTGAGCCAGCGCGTGGTGCAGCACGATGCGGTGCTGGCCACGCTGGCCCTGCTGCAGCCCCAGGACGAGAGCGGAGCCCCGGCCGACCGCACGGCCGCCCCCCTGCCCCGGCTGCCGGCCGTCTATCCGCAGATCATCGAGGTGCTGCGCCGCCCGCCCGGCGGCGCATGGCCCGGGCCCCTGCACGCGGCCCTGGACGAGGCCGAGGCCCGCTCGCGCCGCAGCGGCCACGCCGAGCTGGCCCAGGCCGACCTGCCCGCCGGACGCTACCGCCTGGTGCTCGCCGGCCAGCCCGCCAGCCACGCGCTGCTGCTGGACCTGCGCGCCACCGTGCCCTGGGACGAATGGCCCATGGCCCCGGCCGACAGCCCCGTGCGCGCGGCGCTGGAACATGGGGGCGAACGCTTCGTGATCCAGGCCGGCCGACGCGCGCAGCACGGCTGGCACTACAGCTTCCACAAGCTGCTGGCCGCGCAAAGCCAGCCCTTCGACGTGGTGCTGGAGCGCGACGTGGGCTGGGGCGAGCTGCCCTGGGGCCGCGCCCTGGCCTGGGCGGCGGCCAGCGCAGCGGCCCTGGCTGCGCTGCGCGCCCTGCTGCGCCAGCGTGTGGCGCGCCGCCGGGCCGAGGAATTGCTGCGCCTGGGCCAGGTCGCCCGGCTCAACACCCTGGGCGAACTGGCCGCCGGCATGGCGCACGAGCTGAACCAGCCGCTGACCGCCCTGCTCGCCAGCACCCAGGCCGCGCAGCGCCTGCTCGGCGAGGAACCGCCCGATCTGGCCACGGCGCGCCACGCCATGGGCCAGGCCGTGGACCAGGCGCGGCGCGCCTCCTCCGTCGTGGGCCGGCTGCGGCGCGTGGTCGAGCGGCCCGACCTGTCGGGCCAGGCCCAGCCACTGGCCCTGCCCGCCGCCGTGCACGACGCGCTGCACCTGCTGGAGCCCGAGCTGCGGCGGCGCGGCATTGCCGTGCAGGTCCACGCCCCGGCCGACCTGCCCGCCGTGCGCGCCGAGCCCGTGGCGCTGCAGCAGATCATCCACAACCTCGTGATGAACGCGCTGCAGGCGCTGGAGTCCGTGGATGCGGCCGAGCGGCATCTCGCGCTGCGCCTGTGCGCGCAAGGCACCCAGGTGCTGCTGTCGGTGCGCGACCGAGGCCCCGGCATCGGTGCCGAGGCGCGTGCGCGCATCTTCACCCCCTTCTACACCACGCGCGCCGGTGGCCTGGGGCTGGGCCTGTCGCTGTGCGAAAGCCTGGCACAGGCCATGGGCGGCAGCCTCGTGCTGGCGCCCCCGCCCTCCGACGGACCCGGCACCGAATTCCAGCTGCTGCTGCCCGTGGCCGACGGCCCGCCCGCGCCCGATCCCCTTGCCTGA